From the genome of Alosa sapidissima isolate fAloSap1 chromosome 14, fAloSap1.pri, whole genome shotgun sequence, one region includes:
- the pkd1l2b gene encoding polycystic kidney disease protein 1-like 2 isoform X1 yields MVKGVLAEVVLLAILHIAATRGQDPTEALGCPEHQEPFDGSCYEFVAQQRAFQNAQRWCERGGGHLAFILNDETQQFLQRHIQPQQDWWIGLAPASSNLTLDSAAAEGTLSWLDGSDVSYSNWASEPSIGARCGYILQGSGFQWEATDNCTQEMHFACEFETGKSMACANYNATLQCGSGQVIEVDDSFFGRKTIHYCQGFTSSSITSSQEECSWVDVVHLVEGQCHGLQACQALADASSFGEPCPGLGSYLSVEYHCKDGLHLLMGKLAAVFDNVTIQVKWLLHPFQGNLTCTLIAGDGHIIDPYIPDESQASVVHQYSYPGVFTVGVECTTSEWHVTAQKTITIQEPLGEYGVVKCYSMGQPMNSTNCKAFANNPLTIQVKLDAGSNVTYKVQRDGTLLASSSAAVGIVPHNITLGPEEVQSLGPGCHRLTLLASNNVTAADPSTALEVCVLDPVQGLQASVSTQARPCPEAYLHITVSLDYGAPAQLLFQISDSDNNTVQETREVDSGSLQVFNISTTVQGMIQVKVKAWNAFSATDQDAGNTTVLCLPEIELLSNDAQNSTEEHLRIPRASVNIQMDPNKPNIGDPSVELEINGHGNSDLHWECIGNCICSDTSNEKKIVIPKKCLQKPFEYVVYSLTVTKKTGNKEVSTATKCVTLTPRREITVIIHCQDCNSINILNDLNLKVDCPGCQTIVWLIEDTSPVPAALSSCYSNGEKRFREVANSVSSWAVPAATLQSAQQLITVIVYGTKDTGGGNIESGYSEFGITLPTPGASSVTTPSTVTAASTVTTPSSVTIASSVTTSASVTSSASPGTTASPPSVLSCWTNRTAGDVLSPFTFTCSVTQSFCSLAPCTYCLNTASGNYLYCGNNPSERSLFLPLGDRSNDYTLTVVVTLQNSARQTLNTTILVKVRDSVSESSVQDLQNLVSNQVAELQSQGQFTGAALAQMYQTVSSALNGGYNDEDKSARKELREQMVTNMFVAIESVPMGSPEEVQAVASAVAELTKQDDELTTDTQIQASSILSKLSKSLNSLPLPESNVNEKMLEASKPLIEAASNIIVVSAATDKQNEISEHLLSAVDNVQSALLVGKKTSHGPTVITTPQISLYVNRMSPKNLVKQPFTIQNSSSSSASFAFPPLGLSVVSSTPVDVRMMTFETNPFCWNTAQSINGTVGALSLTQQNGSLIPVANLTNEIEIFLPRQLVAEVNSTFLDLGNFSTIVINVTSPNVSLVLKLDPSEDVSLHLLIGFQEYPNDTHYEAQTYLPHDRDTQEERYTWVLSPRDMTIDEGVYYLLVRPVVGAGVNSTKVTVSITSIAAQCVYWDELKLNWSDYGCRVGPLTTPLVTQCLCNHLTFFGSSFFVMPNVVDVSQTAQLFSTFVNNPVVVCFVGAIFLAYLVVVIWARRKDIQDTAKVKITVLGDNDPLAEYRYLLNISTGHRRGASTSSQVTVTLLGTEGESEPHHLTDPDKPVFERGGVDMFLLTTPFSLGELQSIRLWHDNSGNHPGWYINKVMVQDIETGQKWHFLCSSWLAIDMGECVLDKVFPVAREMDLKKFSNLFYMKTVKDFRDGHIWFSVVSRPANSNFTCVQRVSCCFSLLLCTMLTSIMFYGVPTDPAEQTMDLGHIEFTWQQVMIGVQSSIIMFPINLLIVSIFRNTRPRERKSKKPVKDKSKADTCKQAKSGRVSPTQPPSPQSQHRDITPEAVTKDIRRIAQSLSKVMKNPLPRIDVTSGKNPDINTLLSLVEDIIRQQNRAGDMFYTDSSKFTVTLEENPSSESPKKTSSDGQKGSLHSQYLYRQLQHVEKDLGLLGPERFSNPDSYSQAVQQVRGMKGLLEPHLSSTSNGDHPSRSPSPEDSAEGGDSSGGKRCCQGGLPWWFVFLGWLLVAATSGVSAFFTMLYGLKYGKERSVNWLISMLVSFFESLFITQPLKVLGFAVFFALVLKKVDQEEYGDVPIEESVSNTGDPDAVRIARRDSTCSFYQPPPPSDIERMRMNMIKEQKVFALIREILIYMGFMWMLLLVAYSQRDPNAFYLTRHIQQSFSSGITDSMSHKEVFTWANTSLLNNIFGQYPGFITDGNSKLIGNARLRQVRVQKDSCRIARSMELSVTDCHAPYSWEIEDRGSYGPGWNRTRDTNTSQAAASWQYLSQSRLRAHPIWGNVALYRGGGFVVELGPDLTNATSALQYLFDNRWLDVYTRAIFAEFTVYNANINLFCIATLMLETTAVGAFQYRSEIQTVRLYQSTGGLHIFVMASEVIYFLFILYYMYVQGKLMRQQKWAYFKTKWNLLELAIIILSWSALSVFIKRTLLGNRDLELYQNNKDQYISFHETATVDAVLGYLIAFLVLLSTIKLWHLLRLNPKLHLITSTLQRAWTDISGFLLVMTIMFLAYSIACNLMYGWKLSSYRTLINAAQTMVSLQLGIFNYEEVLDYNPVLGAFLIGSCIIFMTFVVLNLFISVILVAFSEEQLHHKPSEEEEIVDLMLMKFCSLFGIKIKKKGEASGSFSATNNPAPSVIS; encoded by the exons ATGGTTAAAGGTGTCCTTGCAGAGGTGGTTCTGCTAGCGATTTTACACATAGCCGCAACGCGTGGTCAAGACCCCACAGAGGCGCTGGGCTGTCCAGAGCACCAGGAGCCTTTTGACGGCTCCTGCTATGAGTTTGTGGCGCAGCAGCGCGCCTTCCAGAACGCCCAGCGCTGGTGCGAACGAGGCGGAGGGCACCTGGCGTTTATTCTGAACGATGAGACCCAGCAGTTCCTCCAGCGGCACATCCAGCCCCAGCAGGACTGGTGGATAGGGCTGGCCCCGGCGTCCAGCAACCTCACCCTGGACTCAGCTGCGGCAGAGG GAACACTCTCCTGGCTCGATGGCTCTGATGTTAGTTACTCTAACTGGGCGAGTGAACCCTCAATAGGAGCCAGGTGTGGTTACATCCTCCAGGGCTCTGGCTTTCAATGGGAGGCCACAGACAACTGCACCCAAGAGATGCACTTCGCCTGTGAATTTG AAACTGGGAAATCTATGGCTTGTGCAAACTACAATGCAACACTTCAGTGTGGCTCTGGGCAGGTGATAGAGGTGGACGACAGCTTCTTTGGGAGGAAGACGATACACTACTGCCAGGGGTTCACCTCTTCCTCGATCACGTCCTCACAAGAGGAGTGCAGCTGGGTGGATGTAGTACATTTAGTAGAAG GGCAGTGTCACGGACTGCAGGCCTGCCAAGCTCTGGCAGATGCATCATCCTTTGGAGAACCATGCCCTGGTCTTGGAAGCTACTTGTCTGTGGAATATCATTGTAAAGATG GTCTTCACCTGCTCATGGGCAAGTTGGCTGCTGTCTTTGACAACGTCACAATCCAGGTGAAGTGGCTTTTGCACCCGTTCCAGGGTAACCTGACATGCACACTCATTGCAGGGGATGGCCACATCATTGACCCCTACATTCCTGATGA GTCACAGGCCAGTGTGGTGCATCAGTACAGCTATCCAGGGGTCTTCACTGTCGGGGTGGAGTGCACCACCAGTGAGTGGCACGTCACTGCACAGAAGACCATCACCATCCAGGAGCCACTTGGGGAATATGGAGTGGTCAAGTGCTACAGCATGGGCCAGCCAATGAACAGCACAAACTGCAAAGCCTTTGCTAACAACCCTCTTACAATCCAGGTCAAACTGGACGCAG GAAGCAATGTCACCTACAAAGTTCAGAGAGACGGCACATTGTTGGCCTCGTCGTCCGCTGCTGTGGGCATAGTCCCTCACAACATCACCCTGGGTCCAGAGGAGGTGCAGAGCCTGGGTCCAGGCTGTCATCGGCTGACTCTGCTGGCCTCTAACAACGTCACGGCTGCTGACCCCTCCACAGCgctggaggtgtgtgtattGGATCCGGTGCAGGGGCTGCAGGCGTCCGTGTCCACCCAGGCCAGGCCGTGCCCCGAGGCGTATCTCCACATCACCGTCTCTCTGGACTACGGGGCCCCCGCGCAGCTGCTCTTCCAGATATCTGACAGTGACAACAACACCGTCCAGGAGACGAGAGAAGTGGACAGTGGCAGTCTTCAGGTTTTCAACATCTCAACAACCGTCCAAG GAATGATACAAGTGAAGGTCAAAGCATGGAATGCATTCTCAGCCACAGATCAGGATGCAGGAAATACAACAGTGCTTTGCCTCCCTGAGATAGAACTACTGTCAAATGATGCTCAAAATTCA ACAGAGGAGCATCTGAGAATTCCAAGAGCCAGTGttaatatccagatggaccctaATAAGCCCAACATTGGTGACCCAAGCGTCGAGCTTGAGATCAATGGACATGGAAATTCAGATTTACACTGGGAATGCA TTGGGAATTGTATATGTTCTGACACCTCTAATGAGAAGAAAATTGTGATTCCTAAGAAATGCCTACAAAAACCTTTTGAATATGTGGTATACTCTCTGACTGTTACAAAGAAGACAGGAAATAAAGAAGTGTCGACGGCAACCAAATGTGTAACCCTTACTCCAAGGAGAGAAATAACTGTCATAATACA CTGTCAGGACTGTAACTCTATCAACATTCTAAATGACCTCAACCTAAAAGTGGATTGTCCAGGTTGTCAGACAATAGTGTGGTTAATTGAGGACACATCTCCAGTCCCT GCTGCCCTCAGCTCCTGTTACAGCAATGGTGAAAAGCGATTCCGAGAGGTAGCGAACTCAGTCAGCTCATGGGCAGTCCCAGCAGCGACCCTTCAGAGTGCACAGCAGCTCATCACAGTCATTGTTTATG GCACAAAAGATACAGGAGGTGGTAACATAGAGTCCGGTTATAGTGAATTTGGCATTACATTACCTACACCCGGTGCCTCAAGTGTGACCACACCCTCAACTGTGACCGCAGCCTCAACTGTGACCACACCCTCAAGTGTGACCATAGCCTCAAGTGTGACCACATCAGCCTCTGTTACATCGTCAGCCTCTCCCGGGACAACTGCAAGTCCACCCAGTGTCCTGTCATGCTGGACAAACCGCACTGCTGGAGATGTTCTTTCTCCATTTACCTTCACTTGCAGTGTAACCCAGTCCTTCTGTAGCCTTGCACCTTGCACCTACTGCCTCAACACTGCCAGTG GCAATTACCTTTATTGTGGTAATAACCCTAGCGAGAGGTCACTCTTTCTGCCACTAGGAGACAGGAGTAATGACTACACCCTAACTGTGGTTGTAACTTTGCAGAACTCAGCTAGACAAACCTTAAACACCACAATTCTCGTCAAG GTGAGGGACTCTGTTTCGGAGTCCTCTGTGCAGGATCTCCAGAACCTGGTGTCAAATCAGGTGGCAGAGTTACAGAGCCAAGGCCAGTTTACAGGGGCAGCCTTAGCTCAGATGTACCAAACCGTGTCCAGTGCATTGAATGGAGGCTACAATGACGAGGACAAGAGTGCAAGAAAAGAG CTCAGAGAGCAGATGGTCACCAATATGTTTGTAGCAATAGAGAGTGTCCCCATGGGGAGCCCAGAGGAGGTGCAGGCAGTCGCCAGTGCTGTGGCCGAACTTACTAAGCAGGATGATGAGctgaccacagacacacag ATTCAGGCAAGCAGTATTTTGTCAAAGCTCAGCAAGTCCCTCAACTCACTTCCACTCCCTGAAAGTAATGTAAATGAGAAGATGTTGGAAGCATCCAAGCCTCTCATTGAAGCTGCTAGTAACATCATTGTGGTCTCAGCAGCGACAGATAAACAG AATGAGATCTCCGAGCACTTACTCAGTGCTGTAGACAACGTCCAGAGTGCCCTTCTGGTTGGGAAAAAGACCAGCCATGGGCCCACAGTCATAACCACTCCTCAGATTAGTTTATATGTCAACAG AATGTCTCCAAAGAACCTTGTGAAGCAGCCATTCACCATTCAGAACTCTAGCTCCAGCTCTGCCAGCTTTGCTTTCCCACCTTTAGGTCTCTCTGTTGTGTCATCAACGCCCGTGGATGTCCGG ATGATGACCTTTGAGACAAACCCATTTTGCTGGAATACAGCGCAGTCCATCAATGGCACAGTGGGGGCTCTGTCTCTCACCCAACAGAATGGCTCCCTTATCCCTGTTGCTAACCTGACAAACGAGATTGAG ATTTTCTTGCCGAGGCAATTGGTTGCTGAAGTGAACAGCACCTTTCTGGACCTTGGAAACTTCAGCACCATCGTGATCAATGTGACGTCCCCTAACGTGTCCCTGGTGCTCAAGCTGGACCCCTCAGAAGACGTCTCCTTACATTTGCTAATAGGGTTCCAGGAGTACCCCAACGACACACACTACGAGGCACAAACCTACCTGCCGcatgacagagacacacaag AGGAGAGATACACATGGGTGTTGAGCCCCAGGGATATGACCATAGATGAAGGCGTATACTACCTTCTGGTGAGGCCTGTGGTTGGGGCAGGAGTCAACTCTACAAAAGTCACAGTCTCCATCACGTCCATTGCTGCTCAGTGTGTGTACTGGGATGAACTAAAGCTAAACTGGAGTGACTATGGATGCAGG GTTGGCCCCCTGACTACACCCCTGGTCACACAGTGCTTGTGCAACCACCTGACGTTCTTTGGGAGCTCCTTCTTCGTCATGCCCAACGTGGTGGATGTGAGCCAGACAGCTCAACTTTTCAgcacttttgtgaacaatccgGTGGTGGTGTGCTTTGTTGGTGCTATTTTCCTGGCCTACCTCGTGGTGGTAATATGGGCACGACGGAAGGACATTCAGGACACAGCAAAG GTTAAGATTACTGTGCTAGGTGACAACGACCCCCTGGCAGAGTACAGATACCTGCTCAACATCAGCACTGGGCACCGACGCGGAGCTTCTACATCCTCACAG GTGACAGTGACTTTGCTGGGCACTGAGGGCGAGAGTGAACCACACCATCTGACTGACCCAGACAAGCCAGTGTTTGAGAGAGGCGGGGTAGACATGTTTTTACTGACCACGCCATTCTCGTTGGGCGAACTGCAGAGTATCAGGCTCTGGCATGACAACTCAGGGAATCACCCTGGCTG GTACATTAACAAAGTGATGGTGCAGGACATTGAGACGGGGCAGAAATGGCACTTCCTCTGCAGCTCGTGGCTCGCCATAGACATGGGGGAGTGTGTCCTGGATAAAGTGTTTCCTGTAGCCAGAGAAATGGACTTAAAGAAATTTAG CAATCTGTTCTACATGAAGACAGTGAAAGATTTCCGTGATGGCCACATCTGGTTCTCTGTGGTCAGCCGCCCCGCAAACAGCAACTTCACATGTGTGCAGCGCGTCTCCTGCTGTTTCTCTCTGCTACTATGCACCATGCTGACCAGCATCATGTTCTATGGTGTGCCCACAGATCCTGCTGAGCAGACCATGGACTTGG GTCACATTGAGTTCACTTGGCAGCAAGTGATGATTGGCGTCCAGAGCTCCATCATCATGTTTCCCATCAACCTCCTCATTGTCAGCATCTTCAGAAACACACGCCCGCGGGAGAGGAAGTCCAAGAAGCCTGTAAAGGACAAGAGTAAAGCGGACACCTGCAAACAGGCCAAGAGTGGCCGTGTGTCACCAACCCAGCCGCCCTCCCCTCAGAGCCAGCACAGGGACATAACACCAGAAGCCGTAACCAAG GACATAAGAAGAATAGCACAGTCACTCTCCAAGGTGATGAAGAACCCTCTTCCCAGGATAGATGTGACATCTGGCAAAAACCCTGACATCAACACGCTTCTTTCACTCGTGGAAGACATCATCCGGCAGCAAAACCGTGCAGGGGACATGTTTTACACAGACAGCTCCAAGTTCACGGTCACTTTGGAAG AGAACCCTTCCTCTGAGAGCCCAAAGAAAACATCCAGTGACGGCCAGAAAGGCAGCCTTCACAGCCAGTACCTCTACCGGCAGCTTCAGCACGTGGAGAAAGATCTGGGCCTGCTGGGGCCCGAGCGCTTCTCCAACCCCGACAGCTACAGCCAGGCCGTGCAGCAGGTCCGGGGCATGAAAGGCCTCCTGGAGCCCCACCTGTCCTCCACCTCCAACGGAGACCACCCCAGCCGCAGCCCCAGCCCCGAGGACAGCGCCGAGGGAGGGGACAGTAGTGGTGGCAAGAGATGCTGTCAGGGAGGCCTGCCCTGGTGGTTCGTGTTCCTGGGCTGGCTTCTGGTGGCGGCGACGAGCGGGGTGTCGGCGTTCTTCACGATGCTGTACGGGTTGAAATACGGGAAAGAGCGCTCTGTCAACTGGCTCATTTCCATGCTGGTGTCCTTCTTTGAAAGCCTTTTTATCACTCAGCCTTTGAAA gtgCTTGGGTTTGCAGTTTTCTTTGCCCTAGTGCTGAAGAAAGTTGACCAGGAGGAATACGGTGATGTTCCTATTGAGGAATCAGTGTCGAATACAG GTGATCCTGATGCCGTACGTATTGCACGGAGAGACAGCACATGCAGTTTCTACCAGCCGCCACCACCTTCAGACATTGAGAGGATGAGAATGAATATGATCAAGGAACAGAAAGTGTTTGCCCTCATCAGAGAGATTCTCA TATACATGGGGTTTATGTGGATGTTACTCTTGGTTGCCTATAGTCAGAGGGATCCAAACGCGTTCTATCTGACCCGGCACATTCAGCAAAGCTTCAGCAGTGGGATCACAGACTCGATGAGCCACAAGGAGGTGTTTACGTGGGCCAACACGTCGCTTCTGAACAACATTTTTGGACAATATCCAG GCTTCATAACAGATGGGAATTCCAAACTTATTGGCAACGCCCGCCTTCGCCAGGTGAGGGTGCAGAAAGACTCTTGTCGCATTGCCCGCTCCATGGAACTGTCGGTCACAGACTGCCATGCTCCGTACTCTTGGGAGATAGAGGACAGGGGCTCCTATGGACCAGGCTGGAATCGCACAAGGGATACAAACACCTCCCAGGCTGCTGCCTCCTGGCAATACCTGAGCCAGTCCCGACTCAGAGCTCATCCCATATGGGGCAACGTGGCCCTGTACAGAGGAGGAGGCTTTGTGGTGGAGCTGGGCCCTGACCTGACCAATGCTACAAG TGCGCTTCAGTACTTGTTTGACAACAGATGGCTGGATGTTTACACTCGTGCTATCTTTGCGGAGTTCACTGTGTACAATGCCAACATCAACCTCTTCTGCATTGCTACACTAATGCTAGAAACAACAGCTGTGG GTGCATTCCAGTACCGTAGTGAGATACAGACTGTCCGTCTCTATCAGTCTACGGGTGGTTTACACATTTTTGTCATGGCCTCTGAGGTCATCTACTTTCTTTTCATTCTCTACTACATGTATGTCCAG GGCAAACTAATGAGGCAGCAGAAGTGGGCTTACTTTAAGACTAAGTGGAACCTTCTTGAGCTGGCCATCATCATCCTCAGCTGGAGTGCACTGAGTGTGTTTATCAAAAGAACATTGCTGGGAAACAGGGACCTGGAATTATATCAAAACAACAAGGACCA GTACATCAGTTTCCATGAGACTGCCACAGTGGATGCGGTGCTGGGCTACCTGATCGCCTTCCTGGTTCTCTTGTCCACCATTAAGCTGTGGCACCTCCTGCGGCTCAACCCCAAACTGCACCTTATCACCTCCACCCTGCAAAGGGCCTGGACAGACATCTCAGGCTTCCTGCTGGTCATGACCATCATGTTTCTGGCCTACTCTATTGCT tgcaacCTAATGTATGGCTGGAAGCTGTCTTCATACAGGACTCTCATTAATGCAGCACAGACTATGGTCAGCCTACAGCTTGGTATCTTCAATTATGAAGAG GTGTTAGATTATAACCCAGTTCTTGGTGCATTCCTAATTGGCTCTTGCATCATCTTCATGACCTTTGTGGTGTTGAATCTCTTTATTTCCGTGATCCTGGTGGCATTTAGTGAAGAGCAACTTCACCATAAG CCATCTGAAGAGGAGGAGATAGTGGACCTGATGCTGATGAAATTCTGCAGTCTGTTTGGGATCAAAATTAAGAAGAAAGGAGAAGCGAGTGGCTCCTTCTCTGCCACTAACAATCCAGCACCATCTGTCATATCGTAA